In Leclercia sp. LSNIH1, the genomic stretch CCGCAGCTGGTGCGCATAACCTGCTGCTCATTGGCCCACCCGGCACCGGCAAAACCATGCTCGCGAGCCGGCTCAACACTCTGCTGCCGCCACTCAGTAACCATGAGGCGCTGGAAAGCGCGGCTATCGTAAGCCTGGTCAGCGCCACATCAATGTATAAACAATGGCGTCAGCGCCCTTTCCGGGCCCCGCATCATAGTGCCTCGCTGGTAGCCATGGTGGGTGGAGGTGCAATCCCCGCGCCGGGAGAGATCTCACTGGCACATAATGGCATTCTGTTTCTGGACGAATTGCCCGAGTTTGAGCGTCGCGTGCTGGACGCCTTACGCGAGCCCATTGAATCCGGGCAAATTAATATCTCCCGCACGCGCGCCAAGATCAGTTATCCGGCACGCTTCCAGCTTATCGCCGCCATGAACCCCAGCCCAACGGGGCACTATCAAGGCAATCATAATCGCTGCTCGCCCGAGCAGACGCTCCGCTATCTGGGTCGCTTGTCCGGGCCATTCCTCGACCGCTTCGATCTATCGCTCGAGATCCCACTCCCGCCGCCAGGCTTACTAAGCCAGGCGCATAAAACGGGGGAATCAAGCCTCACCGTGCGAAACCGAGTGATTGCCGCACAGGAGAGGCAGCTGGCAAGGCAGAAGAAACGTAACGCGCATCTGGATAACGCTGAGATCCGCACTTTTTGCCGGCTAGCGGCAGATGACGCGCTGTGGCTGGAGGAGACACTTACCCATTTTGGTCTGTCAGTACGTGCGTGGCAGCGGTTGTTAAAAGTTGCCCGTACTATTGCCGATCTGGAGGAGTGTGAAAATATTGAACGCAGGCATCTACAGGAAGCGCTGAGCTATCGCGCTATTGAC encodes the following:
- a CDS encoding YifB family Mg chelatase-like AAA ATPase — translated: MSLSVVYTRAALGVEAPLICVEVHLSNGLPGLTLVGLPETTVKEARDRVRSAIINSGYTFPAKKITINLAPADLPKEGGRYDLPIAIALLVASEQLSSSRISAYEFVGELALTGALRGVPGAISGALAAIRAGREIIVARDNAAEVSLIEEKGCLVAEHLQEVCAFLEGCHELAAPVGEPFVAEHNECDISDIIGQEQGKRALEITAAGAHNLLLIGPPGTGKTMLASRLNTLLPPLSNHEALESAAIVSLVSATSMYKQWRQRPFRAPHHSASLVAMVGGGAIPAPGEISLAHNGILFLDELPEFERRVLDALREPIESGQINISRTRAKISYPARFQLIAAMNPSPTGHYQGNHNRCSPEQTLRYLGRLSGPFLDRFDLSLEIPLPPPGLLSQAHKTGESSLTVRNRVIAAQERQLARQKKRNAHLDNAEIRTFCRLAADDALWLEETLTHFGLSVRAWQRLLKVARTIADLEECENIERRHLQEALSYRAIDRLLLHLQKMLA